A single genomic interval of Antechinus flavipes isolate AdamAnt ecotype Samford, QLD, Australia chromosome 1, AdamAnt_v2, whole genome shotgun sequence harbors:
- the LOC127544929 gene encoding probable E3 ubiquitin-protein ligase TRIML1 — MGVKDLIEDLQASLTCSICLGYFRDPVTVNCGHSFCIGCLRHCRVRTQETLTCPECREEIDYGRDLVINKSLQQLSITTKMLRPHLVQALVGLSTCDKHGEKEKLFCEQDHRLLCDSCSLAPEHKDHQVLPLETAAAKAKEKLLETQNVLKRKEEHLQEAWGQAIRSEARCKKYALNSQRLLMSEYDKMHQILREEEILQLQDLKQQLRDNMVKYESYKVKLSQEIQSVQRVLLEMEEHVEGTPSEMLQGMKGTLGESEKLLPQEPEIVWTIFPITGLREMLMIFYRDITLDPETAHAHLVLSEDLKSVKYRSVPQDLPNNKERFVHLLIVLGAQTFTSGRHYWEVEVGEKTEWEVGICEESISRKWKRSPFPEDVRTLACCRQQDHFLLWNSQDGYYPTPPVHKVGIFLDYERGHVAFYNAMDRFLLCSFPNKAFQKPMRPCFSPCLPDEEITPGSLIICPRSSQ; from the coding sequence ATGGGTGTCAAAGACTTAATTGAAGATCTCCAAGCAAGCCTCACTTGCTCCATCTGCTTGGGCTACTTCAGAGATCCAGTGACTGTCAATTGTGGCCATAGCTTTTGCATAGGCTGTCTCAGACATTGCAGGGTGAGAACCCAGGAAACCTTAACCTGCCCAGAGTGCAGAGAAGAGATCGATTATGGCAGGGACCTGGTGATCAACAAGAGCCTGCAGCAGCTGTCCATCACCACCAAAATGCTCAGACCTCATCTAGTGCAGGCCCTTGTGGGCCTGAGCACCTGTGACAAacatggagaaaaggagaagctCTTCTGTGAGCAAGACCACAGACTCCTCTGTGACTCCTGTTCCTTGGCCCCAGAACACAAGGATCACCAAGTCCTTCCTTTGGAAACGGCGGCTGCCAAGGCCAAGGAGAAGCTCTTGGAGACACAGAATgtcttaaaaaggaaagaggaacatCTTCAAGAGGCATGGGGCCAGGCCATAAGATCAGAGGCAAGATGTAAGAAGTACGCCCTTAATTCCCAACGCTTACTTATGTCTGAATATGACAAAATGCATCAGATCTTACGGGAAGAAGAAATTCTACAATTACAAGATCTGAAGCAACAATTGAGAGACAACATGGTGAAATATGAGAGCTACAAAGTCAAACTGTCACAAGAAATCCAAAGTGTGCAGCGAGTGCTATTGGAAATGGAGGAGCATGTGGAGGGGACCCCCTCAGAAATGCTCCAGGGTATGAAAGGCACCTTGGGCGAAAGTGAGAAGCTGCTCCCTCAAGAACCAGAGATTGTCTGGACCATCTTTCCCATCACTGGCCTGAGAGAAATGCTCATGATCTTCTACAGGGATATAACTCTGGATCCAGAGACAGCCCACGCTCATCTCGTCCTGTCTGAAGACCTCAAGAGCGTCAAGTACAGGAGCGTCCCCCAGGACCTGCCCAACAACAAAGAAAGATTTGTCCATTTGCTGATCGTCCTGGGGGCCCAGACCTTCACCTCAGGCAGACACTATTGGGAAGTGGAGGTGGGAGAAAAGACAGAGTGGGAAGTGGGCATCTGTGAAGAGTCCATCAGCAGAAAGTGGAAGCGCTCCCCGTTCCCCGAGGATGTCAGGACCCTGGCCTGCTGCAGACAACAAGATCATTTCTTACTATGGAATTCACAGGATGGCTATTATCCAACCCCACCTGTCCACAAAGTGGGCATCTTTCTGGATTATGAAAGGGGACACGTAGCATTTTACAATGCCATGGACAGATTTCTTCTCTGTAGCTTCCCAAACAAGGCCTTTCAAAAGCCTATGCGACCTTGCTTCTCTCCCTGTCTTCCTGATGAAGAAATCACCCCCGGATCTCTCATTATATGTCCCAGGAGTTCCCAGTAG